One window from the genome of Anguilla rostrata isolate EN2019 chromosome 5, ASM1855537v3, whole genome shotgun sequence encodes:
- the dpep1 gene encoding dipeptidase 1 isoform X1, with protein sequence MADMLRRLALLVAFCSVPPRAAADPLRDRALELMAETPLIDGHNDLPWQMKTLFNNQLNTVDLNTLANTHTNIPKIREGRLAGQFWAAYVPCGTQYKDAVRQTLDQIDLIHRMCQKYPESFMFASSSQDIVEAFKQNRTASLIGVEGGHSIDSSLGTLRTMYQLGVRYLTLTHSCNTPWADNWLVDTPSESPEHNGLSDFGLQVIQEMNRIGMMVDLAHVSEKVMDQVLNQSRAPVIFSHSSAYTLCQHKRNVPDHILKKVRDKKGIVMVNFYNDYVTCSETANLSQVADHFDHIKNVAGPSVIGFGGDYDGVTRVPQGLEDVSKYPDLVAELLRRGWNDSEVKAALGENLLRVFREVEKVRDSLNGSWPDDVPVPLEQVQNTCRTSYGYAPAASGAVAASLGPVLLSLAVLLPRCY encoded by the exons ACACAATGACTTGCCCTGGCAGATGAAGACGCTGTTCAACAACCAGCTGAATACCGTGGACCTGAACACCCTCGCAAACACGCACACCAACATTCCCAAAATAAGAGAGGGTCGTCTGGCAGGACag TTCTGGGCAGCCTATGTACCATGTGGAACGCAGTACAAGGATGCTGTTCGGCAGACACTAGACCAGATTGACCTTATCCACAGAATGTGCCAGAAATACCCAGAATCCTTCATGTTTGCCTCCAGCAGCCAAG ACATTGTAGAAGCCTTTAAGCAGAACCGGACAGCCAGCCTGATAGGGGTGGAGGGCGGGCACTCCATCGACAGCAGTTTGGGGACCCTGCGTACCATGTACCAGCTGGGAGTGCGCTACCTCACCCTCACGCACAGCTGCAACACGCCCTG gGCAGATAACTGGTTGGTCGATACGCCATCAGAATCCCCCGAGCACAATGGCTTGTCTGACTTCGGATTG CAAGTGATACAGGAAATGAATCGGATAGGGATGATGGTGGACCTGGCGCACGTGTCAGAGAAGGTGATGGACCAAGTGCTGAACCAATCGCGCGCCCCGGTCATCTTCAGTCACTCCTCCGCCTACACACTGTGCCAGCACAAGAGGAACGTCCCAGACCACATCCTCAAAAAAGTG CGAGACAAAAAAGGGATCGTCATGGTGAACTTCTATAACGACTACGTCACATGCAGCGAGACAGCCAACCTCTCACAAGTTGCAG ATCACTTCGACCACATCAAGAATGTGGCCGGTCCCAGTGTCATCGGCTTTGGAGGAGACTACGATGGAGTGACCAG AGTGCCCCAGGGGCTGGAGGACGTCTCTAAGTACCCAGACCTGGTGGCGGAGCTGCTGCGGCGGGGGTGGAATGACAGTGAAGTCAAAGCCGCCCTGGGAGAGAACCTGCTCAGGGTCTTTAGAGAGGTGGAAAAG GTGCGGGACTCGCTGAACGGCAGCTGGCCGGACGACGTGCCCGTCCCGCTCGAGCAGGTGCAGAACACCTGCAGAACCAGCTACGGCTACGCCCCGGCAGCCAGCGGCGCGGTCGCGGCGTCTCTAGGGCCGGTGCTCCTGAGCCTGGCGGTGCTGCTGCCCCGCTGCTACTAG